In Halobacteriovorax marinus SJ, the following proteins share a genomic window:
- a CDS encoding phosphoribosylformylglycinamidine synthase subunit PurQ: protein MEIKVLVLCGDGLNCENETAYAFTKYGAQSDIVHINDLLLRPSSLLEYDIFVIPGGFSFGDEISAARILSLKLLKGLRRELEKFIELSKPILGICNGAQALMEMGLLPFGDFSKRGVITDNIPRGFMDKWVSLELKQSICKWISDDDIGVTSMPIRHGQGRFVFDESVELDSLIEGKQIVYSYCENPNSSTLDIAALCDPKGLILGLMPHPEASIDTDLLPIGILNHSSSNIFKTIISYMENIKNGVSNGK, encoded by the coding sequence ATGGAAATTAAAGTTTTAGTCCTTTGTGGTGATGGTCTCAATTGTGAAAATGAGACGGCTTATGCTTTCACAAAGTATGGGGCACAGAGTGATATAGTTCATATTAATGATTTATTACTACGTCCTTCTTCTCTACTTGAATACGATATCTTTGTTATTCCAGGTGGCTTTAGTTTTGGAGATGAGATTTCAGCTGCCAGGATATTATCTTTGAAGTTATTAAAAGGTCTTCGAAGAGAATTAGAGAAGTTTATAGAGCTTTCTAAACCAATTCTTGGAATTTGTAATGGTGCTCAGGCCCTAATGGAAATGGGTCTACTTCCTTTTGGTGATTTTTCTAAGAGGGGTGTTATTACAGATAATATTCCAAGAGGCTTTATGGATAAGTGGGTATCACTAGAACTTAAACAGTCTATTTGTAAGTGGATATCAGATGATGACATTGGTGTTACTTCTATGCCAATACGGCATGGGCAAGGACGTTTTGTCTTTGATGAGAGCGTTGAATTAGATTCCTTAATTGAAGGTAAGCAAATTGTTTACTCATATTGTGAGAATCCAAACTCGAGTACTTTAGATATAGCAGCTCTCTGCGATCCAAAAGGACTAATTCTTGGATTGATGCCACATCCAGAAGCGTCTATCGACACAGATCTTCTACCTATAGGAATTTTAAATCATTCAAGTTCAAATATTTTTAAAACTATTATTTCTTATATGGAAAATATAAAGAATGGAGTTAGTAATGGAAAGTAA